One Mycobacterium marseillense DNA window includes the following coding sequences:
- a CDS encoding NADH:flavin oxidoreductase translates to MSTPPDVFSPAKLGPITLRNRTIKSATFEARTPDALVTDDLIEYHRQPAAGGVGMTTVAYCAVSPGGRTEGNGIWMRPEAVPGFRRLTDAIHAEGAAVSAQIGHAGPVANAKSNKAKALAPVRFFNPIGMRFAKKATREDIDEVIEGHANAARLAIEAGFDAVEIHLGHNYLASSFLSPLINRRDDEFGGSLENRAKVARGMVMAVRRAVEKEGTPIAVTAKLNMADGVRGGISTEESLKTAKWLEEDGGLDAIELTAGSSLVNPMYLFRGDAPLKQFAGAFKPPLRWGMRMTGKKFLREYPYREAYLLRDAKLFRAELKLPLILLGGITNRETMDLAMAEGFEFVAMARALLAEPDLINRIAAEDAQHRVHSACTHCNQCMPTIYSRTHCVVTGAPDAVGAPR, encoded by the coding sequence ATGTCTACCCCTCCGGACGTCTTCAGCCCCGCGAAGCTCGGTCCGATCACGCTGCGTAACCGCACCATCAAATCCGCCACGTTCGAGGCGCGCACGCCGGACGCGCTCGTGACGGATGACCTCATCGAATACCACCGACAGCCGGCCGCCGGCGGGGTCGGCATGACGACCGTCGCCTACTGCGCCGTCTCCCCCGGCGGACGCACCGAGGGCAACGGCATCTGGATGCGGCCCGAGGCCGTGCCCGGGTTCCGTCGGCTCACCGACGCGATCCACGCCGAGGGCGCGGCGGTCAGCGCGCAGATCGGCCACGCCGGCCCCGTCGCCAATGCCAAATCGAACAAGGCGAAGGCACTGGCGCCGGTCCGGTTCTTCAACCCGATCGGGATGCGGTTCGCCAAGAAGGCGACCCGCGAGGACATCGACGAGGTCATCGAAGGGCACGCCAACGCCGCCCGGCTGGCCATCGAGGCCGGCTTCGACGCCGTCGAAATCCACCTGGGCCACAACTACTTGGCGAGTTCGTTCCTGTCCCCGCTGATCAATCGCCGCGACGACGAATTCGGCGGCTCGCTGGAGAACAGGGCGAAGGTGGCCCGCGGCATGGTGATGGCCGTGCGGCGCGCGGTCGAAAAGGAAGGCACACCGATCGCGGTGACCGCCAAGCTCAACATGGCCGACGGCGTCCGCGGTGGCATCAGCACGGAGGAATCGCTGAAGACAGCCAAGTGGCTCGAGGAGGACGGCGGCCTGGACGCGATCGAACTGACCGCGGGCAGCTCGCTGGTCAATCCGATGTATCTGTTCCGCGGTGACGCGCCGCTCAAGCAGTTCGCCGGCGCGTTCAAGCCGCCGCTGCGCTGGGGCATGCGTATGACGGGCAAGAAGTTCCTGCGCGAATACCCCTACCGCGAGGCCTATCTCTTGCGCGACGCCAAGCTGTTTCGCGCCGAGTTGAAGCTGCCGTTGATCCTGCTCGGCGGCATCACCAACCGCGAGACGATGGATCTGGCAATGGCCGAGGGATTCGAGTTCGTCGCGATGGCCCGCGCCCTGCTGGCCGAGCCGGATCTGATCAACCGGATCGCCGCCGAGGACGCCCAGCACCGGGTCCACTCCGCGTGCACGCACTGCAATCAGTGCATGCCGACGATCTACAGCCGGACCCACTGCGTCGTCACCGGCGCACCGGACGCCGTAGGCGCTCCACGCTGA
- a CDS encoding bifunctional methylenetetrahydrofolate dehydrogenase/methenyltetrahydrofolate cyclohydrolase: protein MGAITLDGKATRDEIFVDLKQRVAALTASGRTPGLGTILVGDDPGSQAYVRGKHADCAKVGITSIRRDLPADISTATLNDTIDELNANPDCTGYIVQLPLPKHLDENAALERVDPNKDADGLHPTNLGRLVLNNPAPLPCTPRGIVHLLRRYDVEIAGAHVVVIGRGVTVGRPLGLLLTRRSENATVTLCHTATRDLPALTKQADIIVAAVGVPHLLTADMVRPGAAVLDVGVSRTDDGLVGDVHPDVWDVAGHVSPNPGGVGPLTRAFLLTNVVELAERE from the coding sequence GTGGGAGCAATCACGCTGGACGGCAAGGCCACCCGCGACGAGATCTTCGTCGACCTCAAACAACGCGTGGCCGCATTGACGGCATCGGGACGCACCCCCGGCTTGGGCACCATCCTGGTGGGCGACGACCCGGGCTCGCAGGCGTACGTGCGGGGCAAGCACGCCGACTGCGCCAAGGTGGGGATCACCTCGATTCGCCGCGACCTGCCCGCCGACATCAGCACCGCCACGCTCAACGACACCATCGACGAGCTGAACGCGAACCCCGACTGCACCGGTTACATCGTGCAGTTGCCGCTGCCCAAGCACCTCGACGAGAACGCGGCGCTGGAGCGGGTCGACCCGAACAAGGACGCCGACGGCCTGCACCCGACCAACCTGGGCCGCCTGGTGCTCAACAACCCGGCCCCGCTGCCGTGCACACCGCGCGGCATCGTGCACCTGCTGCGTCGCTACGACGTCGAGATCGCCGGGGCGCACGTGGTCGTCATCGGCCGCGGTGTGACGGTCGGTCGCCCGCTGGGGCTCCTGCTGACCCGGCGTTCCGAGAACGCCACGGTGACGTTGTGCCACACCGCGACTCGCGACCTGCCGGCGTTGACCAAGCAGGCCGACATCATCGTGGCCGCCGTCGGGGTCCCGCACCTGCTGACCGCCGACATGGTGCGTCCCGGTGCCGCGGTGCTCGACGTCGGGGTCAGCCGGACCGACGACGGACTGGTCGGCGACGTGCACCCCGATGTGTGGGATGTGGCCGGGCACGTGTCACCCAACCCCGGCGGGGTGGGACCGTTGACCCGCGCGTTCCTGTTGACCAACGTCGTCGAGCTGGCCGAACGGGAATGA
- a CDS encoding DUF732 domain-containing protein, translated as MKALARSHQWIWDLRHQPLTIRLLAAAAGLLTVASAFAAPAEAEGNGDDFIDALNHAGIDFGEPGNAMAVGESICPMLSQPGGSFAAAASSISGRGMSPQMASMFTTIAIQTYCPEAMANVASGNLSGAMPQVPGMPGQIPGMAGQIPGMPGQIPGMAGQVPGMTGMAGQMPGQIPALPSY; from the coding sequence GTGAAGGCACTTGCACGAAGTCATCAATGGATCTGGGATTTGCGCCATCAGCCGCTGACCATTCGCCTGCTCGCCGCGGCCGCCGGGCTGCTCACCGTGGCCTCGGCCTTCGCGGCGCCGGCCGAAGCGGAGGGCAACGGCGACGACTTCATCGACGCGCTCAATCACGCCGGCATCGACTTCGGCGAGCCCGGAAACGCGATGGCCGTCGGCGAGTCGATCTGCCCGATGCTCTCGCAACCCGGCGGCAGCTTCGCCGCGGCCGCGTCCAGCATCTCGGGCCGGGGCATGTCCCCACAGATGGCGAGCATGTTCACCACGATCGCGATCCAGACGTACTGCCCCGAGGCGATGGCGAACGTGGCCAGTGGCAACCTGTCCGGCGCCATGCCGCAGGTTCCGGGAATGCCCGGACAGATCCCCGGCATGGCGGGGCAGATCCCCGGAATGCCCGGACAGATTCCGGGGATGGCGGGGCAGGTGCCCGGCATGACGGGCATGGCCGGCCAGATGCCGGGGCAGATTCCGGCGCTGCCGAGCTACTAA
- a CDS encoding DUF3017 domain-containing protein, with the protein MTARTVLRAQWPILLVGLIFAAALALVGANFWRRGSLLIGIGVGVAALLRLLLSEDRAGLLVVRGKGIDFITTAAVGAAMVYIAWTIDPLGTV; encoded by the coding sequence ATGACCGCGCGGACCGTGCTGCGGGCTCAGTGGCCGATTCTGTTGGTGGGCCTGATCTTTGCCGCGGCGCTGGCCCTGGTAGGGGCCAACTTCTGGCGCCGCGGTTCGTTGTTGATCGGCATCGGTGTGGGCGTGGCCGCGCTGCTGCGACTGCTGCTGTCCGAGGACCGGGCCGGCCTACTTGTGGTGCGCGGCAAGGGAATCGACTTCATCACCACTGCGGCGGTCGGAGCGGCAATGGTCTACATCGCGTGGACGATCGACCCGCTGGGCACCGTTTAG